Proteins from a single region of Streptomyces sp. Tu 3180:
- a CDS encoding DUF4177 domain-containing protein: MTKWEYATVPLLVHATKQILDTWGEDGWELVQVVPGPNNPEQLVAYLKREKQG, encoded by the coding sequence ATGACCAAGTGGGAATACGCGACTGTGCCACTGCTCGTCCACGCCACGAAGCAGATCCTGGACACCTGGGGCGAGGACGGCTGGGAGCTCGTCCAGGTCGTGCCCGGGCCCAACAACCCCGAGCAGCTGGTGGCCTACCTGAAGCGGGAGAAGCAGGGATGA
- a CDS encoding NUDIX domain-containing protein, with amino-acid sequence MANAQAGGQWYPPEWPDRIRALADGTLTPVAPRRAATVMLLKDAGGEPVVHMLRRRASMAFAGGAYAYPGGGVDPRDDDRHVRWAGPARAWWAERLGVDEAGAQAIVCAAVRETYEEAGVLLAGPAPDSVVGDTTGEDWEADRAALVARETSFAEFLDRRGLVLRSDLLGAWTRWITPEFEPRRYDTWFFVAALPEGQRTRNASTEADRTVWITPREAAAAYDRGELLMMPPTIATLRQLTEYGTAAQALEAAPARDLTPVLATARLGEGGIVLSWPGHDEFTKHIPTGGAPA; translated from the coding sequence ATGGCGAATGCGCAGGCTGGTGGGCAGTGGTACCCGCCGGAATGGCCGGACCGGATCCGTGCGCTCGCGGACGGCACGCTCACGCCGGTCGCGCCGAGGCGCGCGGCCACCGTCATGCTGCTCAAGGACGCCGGCGGCGAACCCGTCGTGCACATGCTGCGCCGGCGCGCCTCCATGGCCTTCGCCGGCGGCGCGTACGCCTATCCCGGGGGCGGCGTCGACCCGCGTGACGACGACCGTCACGTCCGCTGGGCGGGCCCCGCGCGCGCGTGGTGGGCCGAGCGGCTCGGCGTCGACGAGGCGGGGGCGCAGGCGATCGTGTGCGCGGCCGTGCGGGAGACGTACGAGGAGGCCGGCGTCCTGCTGGCCGGCCCGGCCCCCGACTCCGTGGTCGGTGACACCACGGGCGAGGACTGGGAGGCGGACCGTGCCGCGCTCGTCGCGCGGGAGACCTCCTTCGCGGAGTTCCTCGACCGTCGCGGACTGGTCCTGCGCTCGGACCTGCTCGGCGCCTGGACGCGCTGGATCACCCCCGAGTTCGAGCCGCGCCGCTACGACACCTGGTTCTTCGTCGCCGCGCTCCCCGAGGGGCAGCGCACCCGCAACGCCTCCACGGAGGCCGACCGCACGGTGTGGATCACCCCGCGCGAGGCGGCCGCCGCGTACGACCGGGGCGAGCTGCTGATGATGCCGCCGACCATCGCGACCCTGCGCCAGCTGACGGAGTACGGGACGGCGGCCCAGGCGCTCGAGGCGGCGCCCGCGCGTGATCTCACGCCGGTGCTGGCCACCGCGCGCCTGGGGGAGGGCGGGATCGTGCTCTCCTGGCCGGGACACGACGAGTTCACCAAACACATCCCGACGGGTGGAGCCCCCGCATGA
- a CDS encoding Crp/Fnr family transcriptional regulator encodes MDDVLRRNPLFAALDDEQAAELRASMSEVTLARGDSLFHEGDPGDRLYVVTEGKVKLHRTSPDGRENMLAVVGPGELIGELSLFDPGPRTATATALTEVKLLGLGHGDLQPWLNARPEVATALLRAVARRLRKTNDAMSDLVFSDVPGRVARALLDLSRRFGVQSEEGIHVVHDLTQEELAQLVGASRETVNKALADFAQRGWLRLEARAVILLDVERLAKRSR; translated from the coding sequence GTGGACGACGTTCTGCGGCGGAACCCGCTCTTCGCGGCGCTCGATGACGAGCAGGCCGCGGAGCTTCGCGCCTCCATGAGTGAGGTGACCCTGGCACGGGGCGACTCCCTGTTCCACGAGGGCGACCCCGGCGACCGGCTCTACGTGGTCACCGAAGGCAAGGTCAAGCTGCACCGCACGTCCCCCGACGGCCGCGAGAACATGCTCGCCGTCGTCGGCCCCGGCGAACTGATCGGCGAGCTGTCGCTCTTCGACCCGGGCCCGCGCACCGCGACCGCCACGGCGCTCACCGAGGTGAAGCTGCTCGGCCTCGGCCACGGCGACCTCCAGCCCTGGCTGAACGCCCGCCCCGAGGTGGCCACGGCGCTGCTGCGGGCGGTGGCACGACGGCTGCGCAAGACCAACGACGCGATGTCGGACCTGGTCTTCTCGGACGTCCCGGGCCGTGTCGCGCGCGCCCTGCTCGACCTCTCCCGCCGCTTCGGCGTGCAGTCGGAGGAGGGCATCCACGTCGTGCACGACCTCACGCAGGAGGAGCTGGCCCAGCTGGTCGGCGCGTCCCGCGAGACGGTCAACAAGGCCCTGGCGGACTTCGCCCAGCGCGGCTGGCTGCGCCTGGAGGCCCGTGCGGTGATCCTCCTGGACGTCGAGCGCCTCGCGAAGCGCTCCCGCTGA
- a CDS encoding MBL fold metallo-hydrolase, giving the protein MTDASTLPGRPRVGALSGRATPRAVNVLAPNPSAMTLDGTNTWILAEPDSGLAVVVDPGPLDEGHLRNVVDTAERAGQRVALTLLTHGHPDHAEGAARFAELTGTKVRALDPALRLGDEGLAAGDVVTVGGLELRVVPTPGHTADSLSFHLPADRAVLTGDTVLGRGTTVVAHPDGRLGDYLDTLRRLRSLTVDDGVHTVLPGHGPVLEDAQGAVEYYLAHRAHRLAQVETAVEDGYRTPSEVVAHVYADVDRSLWPAAELSVRAQLEYLQEHGII; this is encoded by the coding sequence ATGACGGACGCAAGCACCCTTCCCGGCCGGCCACGGGTCGGAGCCCTCTCCGGCCGTGCCACCCCACGCGCCGTCAACGTGCTGGCGCCCAACCCCTCGGCGATGACCCTGGACGGCACCAACACCTGGATCCTGGCGGAACCGGACTCCGGCCTCGCGGTCGTGGTCGACCCCGGCCCGCTGGACGAGGGACACCTGCGGAACGTCGTCGACACGGCGGAGCGGGCGGGACAGCGCGTCGCCCTCACCCTGCTGACGCACGGTCACCCCGACCACGCCGAGGGCGCCGCCCGGTTCGCCGAGCTGACCGGCACCAAGGTGCGGGCCCTGGACCCGGCGCTGCGGCTCGGGGACGAGGGGCTGGCCGCCGGTGACGTCGTCACCGTCGGGGGCCTGGAGCTGAGGGTCGTACCGACGCCCGGCCACACCGCCGACTCCCTCTCCTTCCACCTCCCGGCCGACCGGGCGGTCCTGACCGGCGACACCGTCCTGGGCCGCGGCACGACCGTGGTGGCCCATCCCGACGGCCGCCTCGGCGACTACCTGGACACGCTGCGCCGCCTGCGGTCCCTCACCGTCGACGACGGCGTCCACACGGTCCTGCCCGGCCACGGACCCGTCCTGGAGGACGCCCAGGGCGCCGTCGAGTACTACCTGGCCCACCGCGCCCACCGCCTCGCCCAGGTCGAGACGGCCGTCGAGGACGGCTACCGCACCCCGTCGGAGGTCGTCGCCCACGTCTACGCCGACGTCGACCGCTCGCTGTGGCCCGCGGCGGAACTGTCCGTGCGGGCCCAGCTGGAGTACCTCCAGGAGCACGGGATCATCTGA
- a CDS encoding ArsA-related P-loop ATPase, which yields MSRLQVVSGKGGTGKTTVAAALALALATEGKRTLLVEVEGRQGIAQLFETEALPYEERKIAVASGGGEVYALAIDPEQALLDYLQMFYKLGSAGRALRKLGAIDFATTIAPGLRDVLLTGKACEAVRRKDRDGRFVYDYVVMDAPPTGRITRFLNVNDEVAGLAKIGPIHNQAQAVMRVLKSPETAVHLVTLLEEMPVQETADGIAELRAARLPVGRVIVNMVRPGLLDAADLELLETVPRSSVARALSSAGLGGARRGGHAERLVDPLLAQAEEYAERHALETEQRAVLADLGLPLHELPLFTEGMDLAGLYELARELREQGVS from the coding sequence GTGAGCAGGCTCCAGGTCGTCAGTGGCAAGGGCGGAACCGGCAAGACCACGGTGGCCGCGGCCCTCGCGCTGGCCCTGGCCACGGAGGGGAAGCGGACGCTCCTCGTCGAGGTCGAGGGCCGCCAGGGCATCGCACAGCTCTTCGAGACGGAGGCGCTGCCGTACGAGGAACGGAAGATCGCCGTCGCTTCCGGGGGCGGCGAGGTGTACGCCCTCGCCATCGATCCCGAGCAGGCCCTTCTGGACTACCTCCAGATGTTCTACAAGCTGGGGAGCGCCGGACGGGCCCTGCGCAAGCTCGGCGCGATCGACTTCGCCACCACCATCGCGCCCGGTCTGCGGGACGTCCTGCTGACCGGCAAGGCGTGCGAGGCGGTGCGGCGCAAGGACAGGGACGGGCGGTTCGTCTACGACTACGTCGTGATGGACGCCCCGCCGACCGGCCGCATCACCCGCTTCCTCAACGTCAACGACGAGGTCGCCGGGCTCGCCAAGATCGGCCCGATACACAATCAGGCCCAGGCCGTGATGCGGGTGCTGAAGTCGCCGGAGACGGCCGTGCACCTGGTGACCCTGCTGGAGGAGATGCCGGTCCAGGAGACCGCGGACGGCATCGCCGAGCTGCGTGCGGCCCGGCTGCCGGTGGGGCGGGTCATCGTGAACATGGTGCGGCCCGGCCTGCTGGACGCGGCCGACCTGGAACTCCTGGAGACGGTCCCGCGTTCTTCCGTCGCGCGGGCGCTGTCGTCCGCCGGCCTCGGCGGAGCGCGGCGCGGCGGACACGCCGAGCGGCTGGTGGACCCGTTGCTCGCGCAGGCCGAGGAGTACGCCGAGCGGCACGCGCTGGAGACCGAACAGCGCGCCGTGCTGGCGGACCTCGGCCTGCCGCTGCACGAACTCCCTCTGTTCACGGAGGGCATGGACCTGGCCGGTCTGTACGAGCTGGCCAGGGAACTGCGCGAACAGGGCGTGTCATGA
- the nth gene encoding endonuclease III produces MGEQDSDGGRETAKAAKRAPVRRKPTVRASGAAEEKPAPTGKAAAEEAVPAGKAAPAKASAKKPASAGRSASAGRAAARRAPAGKSAPAGRVPAAGKPLVAPGETAAAVQGAPTRTVAKPVKEESRTALVRRARRINRELAEVFPYAHPELDFENPFQLLVATVLSAQTTDLRVNQTTPALFAKYPTPEDLAAADPEEVEEILRPCGFFRAKTRSVMGLSRMLAEDFGGEVPGRLEDLVKLPGVGRKTAFVVLGNAFGRPGITVDTHFQRLVRRWRWTDETDPDKIEAAVGALFPKSDWTDLSHHVIWHGRRICHARKPACGACPIAPLCPAYGEGETDPEKAKKLLKYEKGGLPGQRLKPPQAYLDAGGRPAPPLGAG; encoded by the coding sequence ATGGGCGAACAGGACTCCGATGGCGGTAGGGAAACGGCGAAAGCGGCAAAGAGGGCCCCGGTGAGAAGGAAACCGACGGTACGCGCGAGCGGCGCGGCCGAGGAGAAGCCCGCGCCGACGGGGAAGGCGGCCGCCGAAGAGGCCGTGCCCGCCGGGAAAGCCGCGCCCGCGAAGGCGTCGGCGAAGAAGCCGGCGTCCGCGGGGAGGAGTGCGTCCGCGGGCAGGGCGGCCGCGCGCAGGGCGCCCGCCGGGAAGTCCGCCCCCGCCGGGAGGGTTCCGGCCGCCGGGAAGCCCCTCGTCGCCCCCGGGGAGACCGCCGCCGCCGTGCAGGGCGCCCCGACGAGGACCGTCGCCAAGCCGGTCAAGGAGGAGTCGCGCACCGCGCTCGTCCGCCGCGCGCGCCGCATCAACCGCGAGCTCGCCGAGGTGTTCCCGTACGCGCACCCCGAGCTGGACTTCGAGAACCCCTTCCAACTCCTCGTCGCCACGGTGCTCTCGGCCCAGACCACCGACCTGCGCGTCAACCAGACGACCCCCGCCCTCTTCGCGAAGTACCCCACCCCCGAGGACCTGGCCGCCGCCGATCCCGAGGAGGTGGAGGAGATCCTGCGCCCGTGCGGTTTCTTCCGCGCCAAGACCCGGTCGGTGATGGGGCTTTCCAGGATGCTCGCCGAGGACTTCGGCGGCGAGGTGCCGGGCCGGCTCGAGGACCTCGTGAAGCTGCCCGGAGTCGGCCGCAAGACCGCCTTCGTCGTGCTCGGCAACGCCTTCGGCCGTCCCGGCATCACCGTGGACACGCACTTCCAGCGCCTGGTGCGCCGCTGGCGCTGGACGGACGAGACCGACCCCGACAAGATCGAGGCCGCCGTCGGCGCGCTCTTCCCCAAGAGCGACTGGACCGACCTCTCGCACCACGTCATCTGGCACGGCCGCCGCATCTGCCACGCCCGCAAGCCCGCCTGCGGCGCCTGCCCCATCGCCCCGCTCTGCCCGGCGTACGGCGAGGGCGAGACGGACCCGGAGAAGGCGAAGAAGCTGTTGAAGTACGAGAAGGGCGGACTCCCGGGCCAGCGCCTGAAGCCGCCGCAGGCCTACCTGGACGCGGGCGGGCGGCCGGCCCCGCCGCTGGGGGCCGGATGA
- a CDS encoding phage holin family protein, which yields MSAPDGSPVGAERSIGQLFASATADMSALVHDEIALAKAQLKQDVKRGATSGGAFTAAGLLLLFSLPMLNFALAYGIRTWSGWNLALCFLLSFAANVLIALVLALIGVLFAKKAKKGRGPQKVAASMKETAGVLQKAKPHPRPELPEDRGAPAIEAVARSSS from the coding sequence ATGAGCGCACCCGACGGCAGCCCGGTCGGCGCCGAACGCAGCATCGGCCAGCTGTTCGCCTCGGCCACGGCGGACATGTCGGCGCTGGTGCACGACGAGATCGCGCTGGCGAAGGCGCAGCTCAAGCAGGACGTCAAGCGGGGCGCGACCAGCGGCGGCGCGTTCACGGCGGCCGGCCTGCTGCTCCTGTTCTCCCTGCCGATGCTGAACTTCGCGCTGGCCTACGGCATCCGCACCTGGAGCGGCTGGAACCTCGCGCTCTGCTTCCTGCTCTCCTTCGCGGCGAACGTCCTGATCGCGCTGGTCCTCGCGCTGATCGGCGTCCTCTTCGCGAAGAAGGCCAAGAAGGGCCGGGGACCGCAGAAGGTCGCCGCCTCGATGAAGGAGACGGCGGGCGTGCTGCAGAAGGCCAAGCCGCACCCGCGCCCCGAGCTGCCGGAGGACCGGGGCGCCCCGGCCATCGAGGCTGTGGCACGCTCGTCCTCATGA
- a CDS encoding CoA pyrophosphatase, with translation MTRASDTQGGRLTLDREGLPAWLDPVARAAETVAPGQLSRFLPPEDGAGRQSAVLVLFGEGERGPELLLMERASSLRSHAGQPSFPGGALDPEDGDPQGDGPLRAALREAEEETGLDPSGVQLFGVLPKLYIPVSGFVVTPVLGWWRVPSPVGVVDPKETARVFTVPVADLTHPDNRVTAVHPRGHRGPAFLVESALVWGFTAGIIDRLLHFAGWERPWDHDRQVPLDWRA, from the coding sequence ATGACGCGTGCGAGTGATACCCAGGGCGGCCGGCTGACGCTCGACAGGGAGGGCCTGCCCGCCTGGCTGGACCCGGTGGCCCGCGCGGCGGAGACGGTCGCGCCGGGGCAGCTGAGCCGCTTCCTGCCCCCGGAGGACGGGGCGGGCCGCCAGTCCGCCGTCCTCGTCCTGTTCGGCGAGGGGGAGCGCGGCCCGGAGCTGCTGCTGATGGAGCGGGCGAGCTCGCTGCGCTCGCACGCCGGCCAGCCGTCCTTCCCCGGCGGCGCCCTCGACCCCGAGGACGGCGACCCGCAGGGCGACGGGCCGCTGCGGGCCGCTCTGCGCGAGGCCGAGGAGGAGACCGGGCTCGACCCGTCCGGGGTCCAGCTCTTCGGTGTCCTGCCGAAGCTCTACATCCCGGTCAGCGGCTTCGTCGTCACGCCCGTGCTGGGCTGGTGGCGGGTGCCCAGCCCGGTCGGCGTCGTGGACCCGAAGGAGACCGCCCGGGTCTTCACGGTCCCCGTGGCGGATCTCACCCACCCGGACAACCGGGTGACCGCGGTCCACCCCCGCGGCCACCGAGGTCCGGCATTCCTGGTCGAATCGGCCCTCGTGTGGGGCTTCACGGCCGGGATCATCGACCGGCTGCTGCATTTCGCCGGGTGGGAGCGCCCCTGGGACCACGACAGGCAGGTCCCGCTGGACTGGCGGGCGTGA
- a CDS encoding ArsA family ATPase has translation MSRRPEPAQAHDPAARHHLSPTRMLDVDPLIDDPDIRIVVCCGSGGVGKTTTAAALGLRAAERGRKVVVLTIDPARRLAQSMGIDSLDNVPRRVKGIDDSAGGELHAMMLDMKRTFDEIVEAHADPERAAAILGNPFYQSLSAGFAGTQEYMAMEKLGQLRSRDEWDLIVVDTPPSRSALDFLDAPKRLGSFLDGKFIRVLLAPAKVGGRAGMKFLNVGMSMMTGVLGKVLGGQLLKDVQTFVAAMDSMFGGFRTRADATYQLLQAPGTAFLVVAAPERDALREAAYFVERLAAERMPLAGLVLNRVHGSGADGLSAERALAAAENLEDSGIVDQEDGKAGLRNSPETYDSSDSPAPTAPARAPEAPAHDVPDGGSPATADDTGTGDTEADPRTAAERSAERLAAGLLRLHAERMHLLSREQRTRDRFTALHPEVAVTEVAALPGDVHDLAGLRDIGDRLATNRPELPETPEASETTA, from the coding sequence ATGAGTCGTCGTCCGGAACCGGCGCAGGCACACGACCCGGCCGCCCGTCACCACCTCTCCCCCACCCGCATGCTCGACGTCGACCCGCTGATCGACGATCCGGACATCCGGATCGTGGTGTGCTGCGGCTCGGGCGGGGTCGGCAAGACGACCACCGCCGCCGCGCTGGGCCTGCGCGCGGCCGAGCGGGGACGCAAGGTGGTCGTCCTCACCATCGACCCGGCCCGCCGGCTCGCCCAGTCCATGGGCATCGACTCCCTCGACAACGTCCCCCGCCGGGTGAAGGGCATCGACGACTCCGCGGGCGGCGAGCTGCACGCGATGATGCTCGACATGAAGCGCACCTTCGACGAGATCGTCGAGGCGCACGCGGATCCCGAGCGGGCCGCCGCGATCCTGGGCAACCCCTTCTACCAGTCGCTCTCGGCGGGCTTCGCGGGCACGCAGGAGTACATGGCGATGGAGAAGCTGGGCCAGCTGCGGTCCCGGGACGAGTGGGACCTCATCGTCGTCGACACCCCGCCCTCCCGCTCCGCGCTGGACTTCCTGGACGCGCCCAAGCGGCTCGGGTCCTTCCTCGACGGCAAGTTCATCCGCGTCCTGCTGGCCCCGGCGAAGGTCGGCGGCCGCGCGGGGATGAAGTTCCTGAACGTCGGCATGTCGATGATGACCGGCGTCCTGGGGAAGGTGCTCGGGGGTCAGCTGCTCAAGGACGTGCAGACGTTCGTGGCCGCGATGGACTCGATGTTCGGCGGGTTCCGGACGCGCGCGGACGCCACGTACCAGCTCCTCCAGGCGCCCGGGACCGCGTTCCTGGTGGTGGCGGCCCCGGAGCGGGACGCGCTGCGCGAGGCCGCGTACTTCGTGGAGCGGCTGGCCGCGGAGCGCATGCCGCTGGCCGGTCTGGTGCTCAACCGGGTCCACGGCAGCGGCGCGGACGGGCTGTCGGCCGAACGGGCGCTCGCCGCTGCGGAAAATCTTGAGGACTCCGGCATTGTGGATCAGGAGGACGGGAAAGCTGGACTTCGTAACTCCCCCGAAACGTACGACAGTTCAGACTCTCCCGCTCCCACCGCACCGGCTCGTGCCCCGGAGGCGCCGGCTCACGACGTCCCCGACGGAGGCTCCCCCGCCACCGCGGACGACACCGGCACCGGCGACACGGAGGCGGACCCGAGGACGGCGGCGGAGCGGTCCGCCGAACGGCTCGCCGCGGGCCTGCTGAGGCTGCACGCCGAGCGGATGCACCTGCTCTCGCGCGAGCAGCGCACGCGTGACCGCTTCACCGCGCTCCACCCCGAGGTGGCGGTGACGGAAGTGGCCGCACTGCCCGGCGACGTGCACGACCTCGCGGGCCTGCGGGACATCGGCGACCGGCTCGCGACCAACCGGCCGGAGCTCCCCGAGACGCCCGAGGCATCCGAGACGACCGCCTGA
- a CDS encoding alpha/beta hydrolase has protein sequence MTGTSTPSGPPPAPQAGSAVRLGIPGGAGVVHRDVAANGARFHIAELGDGPLVLLLHGFPQFWWTWRHQLTALADAGFRAVAMDLRGVGGSDRTPRGYDPANLALDITGVIRSLGEPDAALVGHDLGGYLAWTAAAMRPKLVRRLAVASMPHPRRWRSAMLSDARQSAAMAHIWGFQRPWIPERRLTADDGAMVAKLIRDWSGPRLPDEEALENYRRAMCIPSTAHCSIEPYRWMVRSLARPDGFQFNRRMKRPVRVPTLHLHGSLDPVMRTRSAAGSGQYVEAPYRWRLFDGLGHFPHEEDPVAFSTELVNWLKDPEPDR, from the coding sequence ATGACGGGCACCTCCACCCCTTCGGGACCACCCCCCGCACCGCAAGCCGGCTCGGCCGTACGCCTCGGCATCCCCGGCGGTGCCGGGGTGGTCCACCGGGACGTCGCCGCCAACGGCGCCCGCTTCCACATCGCGGAACTGGGCGACGGACCGCTGGTGCTGCTGCTGCACGGCTTCCCGCAGTTCTGGTGGACCTGGCGGCACCAGCTGACGGCACTCGCCGACGCCGGGTTCCGGGCGGTCGCCATGGACCTGCGGGGCGTCGGCGGCAGCGACCGCACACCGCGCGGTTACGACCCGGCCAACCTCGCCCTGGACATCACCGGGGTGATCCGCTCCCTCGGCGAGCCGGACGCCGCGCTGGTCGGCCACGACCTGGGCGGATACCTGGCGTGGACGGCGGCGGCGATGCGCCCCAAGCTCGTGCGGCGGCTGGCGGTCGCGTCCATGCCGCATCCACGGCGCTGGCGGTCGGCGATGCTCTCCGACGCCCGGCAGTCGGCCGCCATGGCGCACATCTGGGGGTTCCAGCGGCCCTGGATCCCGGAGCGCCGGCTCACCGCGGACGACGGGGCGATGGTGGCCAAACTCATCCGGGACTGGTCCGGGCCGCGGCTGCCGGACGAGGAGGCGCTGGAGAACTACCGGCGGGCCATGTGCATCCCGTCCACGGCGCACTGCTCGATCGAGCCGTACCGCTGGATGGTGCGCTCGCTGGCCCGCCCGGACGGCTTCCAGTTCAACCGCCGGATGAAGCGGCCGGTGCGGGTGCCGACGCTGCACCTGCACGGTTCGCTGGACCCCGTGATGCGCACGCGCAGCGCCGCCGGGTCCGGGCAGTACGTCGAAGCGCCCTACCGCTGGCGGCTGTTCGACGGGCTCGGGCACTTCCCGCACGAGGAGGACCCGGTCGCCTTCTCGACCGAGCTGGTCAACTGGCTGAAGGATCCCGAACCGGACCGGTGA
- a CDS encoding MarP family serine protease has translation MNVLDILLLVAAVWFAVVGYRQGFVVGILSVIGFLGGGLAAVYVLPVIWDVLTDNSEVGTAAAVVAVVVVIVCASVGQALTTHLGNKLRRYITWSPARALDATGGALVNVVAMLLVAWLIGSALAGTTLPTLGKEVRGSRVLLGVSRALPDRADTWFADFSSVLAQNGFPQVFSPFANEPITDVRPPDPALANSAVATRAQRSIVKVTGTAAGCGKVLEGTGFVFDDRRVMTNAHVVGGVDEPVVQIGGEGRKYDATVVLYDWKRDIAVLDVPDLKAPVLRFTTEDASSGDNAIVAGFPENGAYDVRSARVRGRITANGADIYRRGTVRRDVYSLYTTVRQGNSGGPLLTTEGEVYGVIFAKSRDDAETGYALTADEIREDIAKGRTANQQVDSDSCAL, from the coding sequence TTGAACGTGCTGGACATCCTGTTGCTGGTCGCCGCCGTCTGGTTCGCGGTTGTCGGCTACCGCCAGGGGTTCGTCGTCGGCATCCTGTCGGTGATCGGATTCCTGGGCGGCGGCCTCGCCGCCGTGTACGTGCTGCCCGTCATCTGGGACGTCCTGACGGACAACTCCGAGGTCGGCACGGCCGCCGCCGTCGTCGCGGTCGTCGTGGTCATCGTCTGCGCCTCCGTCGGCCAGGCCCTGACCACCCACCTCGGCAACAAACTGCGCCGCTACATCACCTGGTCACCGGCCCGTGCGCTGGACGCCACCGGCGGCGCCCTGGTCAACGTCGTCGCCATGCTCCTGGTCGCCTGGCTGATCGGCTCGGCCCTCGCCGGTACGACGCTGCCGACGCTCGGCAAGGAGGTCCGCGGCTCCAGGGTGCTGCTCGGGGTCTCCCGGGCACTGCCCGACCGGGCCGACACCTGGTTCGCCGACTTCTCCTCCGTCCTCGCGCAGAACGGCTTCCCGCAGGTCTTCAGCCCGTTCGCCAACGAGCCGATCACCGACGTCCGGCCCCCGGACCCGGCCCTCGCGAACAGCGCCGTGGCCACCCGCGCCCAGCGTTCCATCGTCAAGGTCACGGGCACCGCCGCCGGGTGCGGCAAGGTCCTGGAGGGCACCGGCTTCGTCTTCGACGACCGCCGCGTGATGACCAACGCGCACGTCGTGGGCGGCGTCGACGAACCGGTCGTGCAGATAGGCGGCGAGGGCAGGAAGTACGACGCGACGGTCGTCCTCTACGACTGGAAGCGCGACATCGCCGTCCTCGACGTCCCCGACCTGAAGGCGCCCGTGCTGCGCTTCACCACCGAGGACGCGAGCAGCGGCGACAACGCGATCGTCGCCGGCTTCCCGGAGAACGGGGCGTACGACGTCCGTTCCGCGCGCGTGCGGGGGCGCATCACGGCCAACGGCGCGGACATCTACCGCCGGGGCACGGTCCGCCGCGACGTGTACTCCCTGTACACGACCGTCCGTCAGGGCAACTCCGGCGGACCGCTGCTGACCACCGAGGGGGAGGTCTACGGCGTCATCTTCGCGAAGTCCAGGGACGACGCGGAGACCGGCTACGCGCTCACCGCGGACGAGATCCGGGAGGACATCGCCAAGGGCCGCACCGCGAACCAGCAGGTGGACAGCGACAGCTGCGCGCTCTAG
- a CDS encoding RidA family protein, with protein MSAVEAKLAELGLTLPEVVPPLAAYQPAVRSGRYVYTAGQLPMVDGRLPVTGKVGAEVTAEEAKELARVCALNALAAVKSVAGDLDRVARVVKVVGFVASAADFTGQPAVLNGASELLGEVLGDKGVHARSAVGVAVLPLDAPVEVEVQVELTEA; from the coding sequence ATGAGCGCCGTCGAGGCCAAGCTGGCCGAGCTGGGCCTGACCCTGCCCGAGGTCGTCCCGCCGCTGGCCGCGTACCAGCCGGCCGTGCGGTCGGGGCGGTACGTCTACACCGCCGGCCAGCTCCCCATGGTGGACGGCCGGCTTCCGGTGACCGGCAAGGTCGGCGCGGAGGTCACGGCGGAGGAGGCGAAGGAGCTGGCGCGCGTCTGCGCGCTGAACGCCCTCGCGGCGGTCAAGTCCGTCGCCGGTGACCTGGACCGTGTCGCGCGCGTGGTGAAGGTCGTCGGCTTCGTCGCCTCCGCCGCCGACTTCACGGGCCAGCCTGCGGTCCTCAACGGCGCGAGCGAGCTGCTGGGCGAGGTCCTCGGCGACAAGGGCGTCCACGCGCGCAGCGCGGTGGGCGTCGCGGTGCTGCCGCTGGACGCACCGGTCGAGGTCGAGGTCCAGGTGGAGCTCACGGAGGCGTAG